Within Paralichthys olivaceus isolate ysfri-2021 chromosome 19, ASM2471397v2, whole genome shotgun sequence, the genomic segment GTATGCTGGTTCAGTTCTCCTGAAGATGGACCTTGCTCTTGGTTCACTTCCTGATTTGAAAACTGCCCTCATCACATGACTGAGCCAAGACTGCTGCATGCTTTCAATCATCCTATCAGCCTCATCAATTATCTAGGATGGATGAAAGAATCAACTTTAAAGAGGACACAAATGATAAATagtaaattcactcattattcATTATATCTGTTATTGTTTGTGAACATTAGAGCTCCAACTAACAATTATTTGATAATCGACTAATCTCAATCTCTCCTCATTTCCAGCTGTTCTTGACGCTTCCTGTCACCAAAATACCAAACAGCAGTCATGCTCTCTGCACATTGGTCATTTAACTTGCTTTGCATGGTGCATCATGGCGCACGAAAGTAGGGCACTACGTTATTATTGACTAGTAATTGCAAACCTTTCCACCACAGTATGGCCTCAATCAGTCACTGCACACGGCGTATGTCAAATGACTGCCCATTAGGCTACATCATTTAAGTAGgtaaaatgtttcatgtctcATCCAAGAGTTTGGTTCGCCAGATCTTGAAGAGATTCATATCTCAGGGCTACTCTATCTCCTTTCTACGACTTATTATATTTATCTAATAGATATCACTAGAGAGGCTTATTAGTTGACAACAATTTATTGATTATAATCGATATAATCAAATAGTTGTTGCAGGCCAAGTAAAGATGTTGGTTCAAGTTATAGAAGTATTAAGAACTCACAAGAAACCTGAGGTGTTTCAGACATAAGCCTGACTTCTTGTTGATGTGATCAACCAGTCGACCTGGAGTGGTCACAACAATGTCTGCTAAACTGCATCTCATTCCTCccctggggaaaaaaacaaatttaggattaaaagaaatgttgaaaaggGACTGTTCACCCCAAAAGGAGTCATTATCTATTCACCACTATGCCAttgaaggggtgggtgaagtgttgtagtccacaaaacacttttgaaagtttcaggggtaaacagcattgcagccaaatcccaTATAAttgaaaacaagtaaaaaacataaaatgccttcATACTGCTCCTTTGGTGAGTTCTTGCTAATGTCATCCCGAGCTTGTGTGCGTGCCAATGTAAACATGGCTCAGAGCTAGGTGGACAACTGCGggcatttaggctaaaaacatggtaaATTATGTTGTTTCAAGTCAATTTTGAATGgcggggcttacggacacttggacgACACCACATAAGTAGTATGGAGAAatggtatgttttttttcacatttgaaaaagtggtcaccatttacatTTGACTGCTACGCCGTTTACCCTTGAAAATCCAAaattgttttgtggactcaaacacttcacccacccctcgaactgtatagtggtgagtagattaTGAGTGAATTTTGACTTTcgggtgaactattcctttaagtgAGTCCTGCTGCAGCATGAGATATGTTGGAAACAAGTTATTGTGACTACTATGGATATAAACAACTCTATTTAGGCAGAGATCCTGCTCCTACTACCAAGTCTCTGTCTTCATTCATGATTTTTCTCTACAACATAGCTGCCAAGATTAAGAGCTTTCCCTTATAAAGGTGTATAAATTAGAGATTCCATCaatgaaattatttaatttgtgtaaTTTTAATTTATCAACCTTTTGTAAAATATGCCATATTCGAAAGTGGTAAAGAGAAAAGGCTGCTGGTCAAGGTGGAAATGATTTGTACCTATAGAATATATTGTTGCATTGCACAAAATTTTATGAGATAATCATGTTTTGTAAAATCCTAAGAAAAACCTTCCACTGAAACATGGTAGAAGTACCTCCAAACTATACTTGAGTACAACAATCGAGTGAGTGTACTTGGATACATACTTTTGATATAAGAATACAGTACATAGTAACATTCATAATTgctatataaaatgtcacaatgtGGTGGTGCTAAAAGCACAAAGTGTTAAGTTATTTTTGTACTCACCTTTGTTCAGAGAGTGAAGCCTGCTCTGCAGCAAATGACCTCTGACCAGCCAGCATCACCACTTTCAGAGTTGTTCCCTCAGCATATGATGTGAACACTTTGCAGACCTGCCCAAGAGAACATGTCCCCTTAGTTAATTCGTTAtctacagcaaacacacaagtgtttgagtttgaagacATTCTGACCTGCTGAGCGAGCTCTTTGGTTGGCAACACAGCTAAAGCCCGGACTTCACACACCACCCGCTCTATCAACATCTGATGGTGGAAATATGTTACCACATATTACACATGCTTCAATCATGCCATATGTGTACACACACTTATTATATGCATTTCCTACTCAAAGGTAGAGAAGGCAGGCAGCTTACCTGTATGACAGGTATGACAAATGCAAGTGTCTTGCCACTGCCTGTAGGCGCAGACACACAGATATCTCTCGGCTTGTAACCACCGCATCCAATCAGCAGCCGTAGCTGCATGCTCTCCAAGATGGCTGGAATGACCTCTGCTTGCACTGTGAAAACCTCACATTAAGTATTCACAACCTTTATTCTGTAAGTCTCTCGTCAATACACATGGTTTCAAAACATGAGGGTCTTAGAGCAAAACAGAATATTTATCTATTATAGGGACTTATTTTAACATCCAAATATAATGGCATTTATGAAATAATATCCATGATATCAAGATTCAGGAATAATACAAATCTATTCTCAAAAACTTGAGAGACTATTGAATACACAGATTTATTCAGTCAATGTCATTACCAGGAAAGAAGTGCTGAATTCCAttattctgtagttttttcACGAGTGGCGCACACAGTTGGGAGATGTCAGAGATGGGGACctggttgtttttaatgtctttgtGAATCACATCAGGTTGAGCAAGCCACTGTGGCAGGACTCTATGTATCTGTAAACACAGGAATAAACACTATGTATGGTGTACAAGAGTATATGGTTCCGAGATAAGCACTGCTAATCATACTGTTGACTCCTCCTTCGGCACCATCAAAGTAACCTTACCTTTTGgacaggtttgttttcaaatcCTCCCACAACTGTGAATCCAGTTGGAGCGGAAGACATGTCTGTGGTTTGCTTTGATAGGTCATGTTCTGCCTCTGCTACTTCAGTGTCCTCTTGTCCATCTTTTCCAATCACAGGAGGCTCTGACATATGGTGAAGTGGTGAACTGCCTAAATTCCAAACAAAGAGAAAGGTTTTCGTTATGCACATAGCATGTACACTTccactcaaacattttaaaacacacattatcttatatagtgtgtgtttagtgtgcaGGTGCCGAATATTGACTGATCCTGTACTTCACCAAAGTACAATTACTTCAATTACTAGGGGGTCCtagacaaattaaaaatagtCTAGGggacaaactaaaaatattTGGAGTTTcttatgatttttcttttcgACAGGCTCATCATGGTTGACAGAGTTCAACTCACACAAAGGAGCTACTTCTGATTTCCTCTTTTTGTGGGGTTGAGGCTCCTGACTGCTGTTCTTGTcagctcttcttttttttttgtcaacctGCTTTAGCATCTGCTCCTCAACCAGGTCCGGTCTCTGTTCTGTCAAActctgtttctgcttttctttagcCTTCTGCAGCAGTTTAGCAAGCAACGCCTGAGACTGGGATTCTTTTGAGGTGCTCCCATCTTCCTCCACTCCAAGATACCTGTGATCAACAAGACAAAATTTGTCAACGCCCATATAACTGTAAAACCGAAAAAGCTCTAGTCTCCAACATCACTTTCTCTATTTGTTCTGGAGGGTTTCGCCTTTGAAGTGTCAGCCACTGCTCTGTTAGTCCTCGAAACTTCAACCATCACGTAAATGTAATCAGAAACTTGTTAGGATGCCGTCAAAACGAAAGTTTTCTATATTCTATGAGCTTTACCTGTGTTCATACAATGTGGTGGAAAAGCAGGAATGAGACCAGAACGTCTAGTCGACGAATAGGACAATAcattaaatcatattaataCTGCTATACAATACCACAAAATAATTTTGTTAGCCTTTCGAAATTCTTACATAAATCTTTgttgtgaaaaaatgttttaaccgCCAGTATCACGCAGTAAATGATCTGAAAAACAAGCGATGTGAGCACAGAAAACAAGCCTACCTGTTCACAAGAAACAGAGACATGTCTGAAGCGAGATAAAACGCTCCCAGTGCTTGTTTCAATTACTTTGAAATAACCCGTTCAGATTCGAAATCTTTTAAGTTACCGGTAAGTAACAATCAGTctttagagacacacacaccacacacgaGGTGGTCGATTTTCTGAGTGTGCAGCTTGACTTTCTTGTTTGAGGTTTATTGGCTGTTGGCAAACAACGAATTGGTGCATTACCTCCACCAACTGGTAGGGAGGACCTCATGctgttgatgctgttgtttttttacttgcGTTTGACTGTAGGTGGTTCATGGTAACATCAGATTAATTATGATTAATttgctaattaaaaaaaaaaattcaaagccAAAATTGACAAAATTGAAAAACGAATTAGTACAAAAGTGCTGTACAATAAAATATGTGATTGTTAACTCTGTTTGACAAGACATTCAACACTGGGATGATGAAATCGACTCCTATTCTATTGTTGAATGTTTTTGATGCATTAGTATCATGCAGcattaaaagtaaaactaaaaaccttcctctttgacaaagcctatagttagggctggaaagggtgagtcctgaaccatcccttagttatgctgctataggtttagactgctgggggaactcccattatgcactgagcacttcatcacttccctctgtctctctgtctctctgtctctctgccccccccccccacctgtttatttatttatttatttattttgacatgtcatcatgtcaaagtgtcactttgtcctcccatagtctctctggctcttctctctatctcgtttcagataactccagcaccgggactgcaggacaacaacgactaccatcgacattgttatcattaattaaaataactcagtaattcattaatatatctaatcctgttgtagatcactacattgttattgttatagtcagccttgatactgatggtgcccaattgtttccggtctctctctctccacctcatctctctcttctctcccccgctttccacccatctctcctttcctccccccttacttttctttcctcaccccaaccggtcgaggcagatgaccacccacattgagcctggttctgccagaggtttctccctgttaatgagggagtttttcctctccacagtcgcctgtgcttgctcattgtgggaactgttgggtttctctatgttaatattgttttaaggtcttgacctttaaatgtaaagtgccttgagataatgtaaattatgaattggcgctatataaataaaattgaattgaattgaattggtGGGTCTCATCAGCAACAACGATGAGACAAGCTATAGGAGTGAGGTGAGCCGTCTGATCTCTTGGTGCAGACACAACAATCTCTCCCTGAATGTGGAGAAGACAAAAGAGATTGTTGTGGACTTCAGGAGAGCGCACACCCAACACCCCCCTCTGACCATCAACAGTGCTGCTGTGGAAAGGGTGAGCAGCACCAAGTTCCTGGGTGTGCACGTATCAGAGGATCTCTCCTGGACCACCAACACCTCATCACTGGTCAAGAGGGCTTACCAACGCCTCCACTTCCACCGCAAACTACGAAGAGCTGGAGCCCCGCCCCCCATCATGTGCACCTTCTACAGGGGAACCccccccagacacacacacacaccccggaCACTTAACTCCTgccctaaccccccccccaaaaaggACTCTAACAATGAACActcaacacccccccccccccccccccccatgcactCCAAGGACTGTTTATGCATCATGCACTTTTTAACCAGTCATAAGCTTTTTACATACtgcaaatttttttaaatactgctATTTTGCACAGCATTCTCAAaggtttcaaaggttttattgtcatctgcacaacagatacagcgtacatgttggcaatgaaaatcttaaatcccaggcacctcaagcaactcaacatgcaagtgtcataaaataagaataactaaaaatacaaataacatacactagtgcaaatgaaacaataagtacaaatgtcagtactagtccaaaaaaataaaacattataaggtgcaaaaaaataaaataaacattataataaaataataaaacattataaggtgctaaaatgagatatatacctgtcaggatttagcagcagttatggggaaGTATGGACAGATATGAATTATggcactcattatatttttatattggttggaaatatgatgaatagaaatgaCAATGACAGAATAAtggtaaactaaataaataaatatcaattttttcttatgaataatataatgtgtaaataaatatgttgttttaaacagatgtagtgactttcaaagagctcaggagttcagcagtcttacagcctgtgggataaaactgtccctgagtcttgtggtcttggtccggatgctgcggtaccatctgccagacggcagcagagagaacagtttgttgctggggtgatgggggtctttcAGTATCCTTTAAGCCTTCTTCCTACATcgctgggtgtagaggtcctccatggatggtagctccgtcctggtgatgtgctgagcagctttcaccaccctctgtagagtctTACGGTTGAGGGCGGTGCAACTGCCATACCAGGCCGTGATGCAGCCGGTCAGGATATTCTCGATGGTGCACCTGTAGAAGTTGCAAAGTatcctggagtccatgttgaacctctgcagcctgcggaggaagaagagccgctgacGAGCTGTCTTTGTGATAACTCTGGTGTGATGAGTCCATGTAaggtcctcagtgatgtgaaccccaaggaacctgaagctgctgactctctccacaggAGTCCCGTCGATGGTGATGGGGGCGTTtccgtctctctgcttcttcctgtaaTCCACAATCACCTCCTTGGTTTTGCTGAcgttgagatggaggttgttgtcctggcaccaagatgtcagggctctgacctcctctctgtaggccgtCTCATCGCCGTCTGTGATCAGGCCGATGACAGTGGTGTCGTGAGCAAACTTGATGATGGGGTTGGAGCTGTATGTGGCCACGCAGTCGTGCGTGAACagggagtagaggagagggctgagcacGCAACCCTGGGGGGCTCCGGTGTTGAGGGTCCGGCTGGAGGATGTGATGTTCCCCATCCGCACTGCCTGGCATCTGCCCGTCAGGAAGTTCAGGATCCAGTCAAAGAGGGCGCTGTTGAGCTGAGGTTCCTGAGCTTGATGACGAGCTTGGAGGGCACgatagtgttgaatgctgaactgtagtcaatgaacagcatcctcacatacgtcttcctctggtccaggtgggagagggcagtgtggagggtgagggtgatggCATCAGCTGTGGACCTGTTCTCCCTgtaagcaaactgcagggggtccagtgagtcggggagggaggaggtgatgaactgtttgactaaccgctcaaagcacttcatgatgatggGGGTGAGTGCAACTGGGCGGTAGTCGTTGAGGCAGatggtttttgtctttttagggaCTGGAATGATGGTGGACTCTTTGAGACAAGTGGGGACTATAGACCGGAGCAGTGACTTATTGAAGATGTCTGTGAACACCTCTGCCAGCTGAACTGCACATACCTTGAGAGCACGGCCAGGGATGCCGTCAGGCCCAGGAGCCCTATGTGTGTTGATCTTTTTTAGGgatctgcacacatctgcactggttaAAACCAGGTGGCAGGGGCAGGGATCCTGAGCCTTCTGTACCTCCACAGCCGGGGGTCTCTCAAAGCGTgcataaaatgtgttcagttcatctgggagagatgcacacacttcctctgcaccacttgttgttcttttatagtctgttttagtttttagtcCAGATCACATGTTTCTAGCGTTGGAGCCCTTGTAGTCAGACTCCACTTTGTTCTTATAATGTCTATTAGCACTGCTAATAGCTCTACAGAGCGCATACCTGGAGTTCCTGTATTCATCCAAATCATCAGCGACAGCCCGAGCTTTGAGTTTGGCTCGGACCTCGCCATTTATCCAGGGCTTCTGATTTGGGAGTGTTCGTACAGTAATCCGCGGCACGACGTCATCGATGCATTTGCTGATGTAGCAAATGACCGcgtctgtgtgagtgttgatgtcctcctcctcaaacacacaccactccgTGGTGCTAAAGCAGTGTTGGAGAGCAAAGTCTGACTGCTCGGTCCAGCGATGGACTGTCCGTGTCACAGGTCGgtctcttttcagtctctgccGGTAAacgaggagcaggagaagagataCGTGGTCCGACTTGCCAAAGGGGGGGCGGAGGAGGGCTTTGTATCCATTGCGAAAAGGAGAGTAAACATGGTCCAGTGTATTTCCACCGCGCGTGGGGCAGCTGACATGCTGATAGTATTTCGGCAGGACTTTCTTCATGTTGGCGCTGTTAAAATCCCCGGCCACAATAAATACAGCCTCCGGCCTTGAAGTCTCTGTCCTGTCGATAACTCCgtacagctcctccagctctgtgttgttgtcagcGTGCGGCGGCACATACACTGCTGTTATAACTACAGATGTAAACTCCCTCGGCAGGTAAAAAGGCCGACATCTGATCATGATGTGCTCTAAGCTGGGAGAACAGTCCGAAGAAATTATCTCCACATCTAAGCACCAGTTTTTGTTGATCATAAAGCAGACACCCCCTCCCTTACTCTTCCCTGAGTTTATTGTCCGGTCCTGGCGATGAATGGAGAATCCGTGCGGGACAATGGCGCGTCCTGGATCGAGGGGTCAAGCCAAGTCTCCGTGAAAACCATAACAGTTCTTAATGTCCCGTTGAAATGCCATCCTGCTCCGGAGTTCATCCAGCTTATTATCCAGGGATTGGACATTTGCCAGAAGTAAGCTCGGTAGAGGAGGCCGGTTTTCGCGTTTCCTCAGCCTGAATAGGACCCCGGCCCGGGATCCTCGCCGTCTTTGTCTCCTGCGCCCCCCAGGTGAAGCGCCAACAGGTAACCACGGATACtcgccattgttgttgtttgctggTCGTGGTggttttttgctgtttgccagCGACCTGATGAGTAGAAGTTGTTCTCTATCATACTGAATGATAGGGCTCGCTTGGGCGGTTTGCATGCtgcaaaaaaagttaaaaatagacTGAAAAAGTACAACATAACGACACTAGAAATGAGGAGTTGGTGAGGAGCTCGAGACATGGCAGCCATCCTCGGCGCCACTGTAGCTTATATTCTGCAACCACCAGTCCCTCATTCATTGCATTCCACTGTCtctgttatttgttatttgtttttttagatttcatattttatacttAAAGTTTACTGTTTTTGCTACTTTTTTTGCacgaaataatatatatttcatatttatacttctttaatatttttctaatatCTTCTGATATTAagacttgttttttattcagtgtttacagTTTTCTTACTTAAATTTGTGTTACTGGGGAGACCAAGAGTATGTGCAATTTCAATTCCTcaatatgtctgtgtatgtattgcagaaattgacaataaagctgactttgactAGTCTGTCCAGTCtaggctactgtaaaaaacatggcagaaccgagaggaccccctcaatgtaaatataaagcatttgaatataaagagccttttctagggtaaagagaactacaattcatacaatttagatgaaacaaacatcatgaggattattctacattcaatttctgccaatagttccatttcacctaaatcttacacactggacctttaagtacaTTTCAAAGCCtatactttcttacttttacttgagtaaggGAGTTGAATCAGTACTCACCACCTCCAATATGGTCCCTTGGCATGTGTCTCCCACAGCCAGGACAACAGGGCACATGCAGGTTGAAATGGAGGCAGTACATTTATTGTGCATACTACAGCAAATGAGCCTGGCAGGGTAGAGAGTGACTTCAGCCACATACCTGTATAACCAGCAACCATCAGCCACATACCTGTATAACCAGCAACCATCAGCCACAACCACAGCAGGACAACAGAGCAGACGATTCACAAGCGTATGTGGACAAGGGCTGAAGCTGGCGTGCAGGAAATCCATGcgagcaacaatatatctgagtccaagcacacagtttgacaTTGTAGGCCACACTCAACAGGGAAGAGAAGGTTTGGGCCTCAGTCAGATTAGACTCCTCCTCTGGTTGTAAAGTAAGCCTCTCATAAGGTAGGTATACGTTGAGACACAACAATGTACTCAAATGCCTTGCAGcaacaatagaaacaaagagaactgcTACTGTAGTGTAgttagcagtgtgtgtgtgtgtgtgattttctgTGCTGGctgggagcacacacacacaaacacacacattttctctcgctcctggtatttcaTGATGGTCTGATACGATGAACACTCATCACtatttcattctgtttcctcctctacTCTGATCTGCTCTCACTATAGCTAATAAACATTCATCACTaattatcaggacctgatcagtacatgaactaactcagtgtttgtttgattccagagtttatgatAAAATGACCGGAGAAACACTCAGACATGATCTGACaacatcgattaataactaaacacatgatcgtaagtttgttactaaatcatcccaataaaaaatgaaCTATGAACTCATTCTTTCAAGTGTGAAATGACACAACACTGAAAACAGCAGCTACTGCACAACAGCCAGCATTGACAGGCAAAAGTAACAGAACGggatcatcatcctcctcctagTGAGTTGTGTCGAGAGGAGGAGCTTGTACTGGTAACTTAAATGTTCCACACACAAGAAATACTATAAAGTGCGCGAATGTAACCGGATGGTTGTTTACGTGTATTTCTTGCATTTTGATTGTGCCcctcagtctgtttattttatcgCGCCAGGTGTGTGGCACGCCCTTTTCTCCGTACCTGTAGTGGAGCCGCGTCATTGGCCGCTATATGCGGACCTGTATATATACTCCGCTGCGGTTTagttgctctctctcctctgcgaGTCGGTGTGCATTTCTGCCGAGCCGTGGTGGACTGGCGTGGTATGTGTCGTGGGTTCGTTCTCCAGGTATGTAGCACAGTCTCATGAcgctgtgaagtttttatgagATGCCGTGTTGACAGTTCTTTGTTGTAGGTTGGCGTGTTGAGCCGAGAtggcgtgtgtgtatgtgtccctTCCGGTTAGCCGCCGCCGCCACCGTAGCTGTTAACGGCCAGATTATTGATGTGTGCAGGCTGCAGCTAATCGCACAGGTAAACAGTGCCGCAACCATAGCGATAGTTCGTCTGCTCGTGTCTATGTGTTGTACCCTAACAGCTGGCTGTGTGTCTTCCCTGTGTTGCCCTGCCTTGCCTCTCTACTCGTTACTCGTTACGCTTGCCTCGTTACTCTTTACTTCCGGAGCTTGCCTCTAggttattgtttattttttggtgCCTCGCTCTTTTATGCTTATAGACGCACTGCCCGCACTGTTTAGACGCTCTGCCTTCATGGTTTAGACGCCGTTTTAATATTAAGTATTATAGTTCAAGACTGACCTCAGTCAGACCGTGACTATTTGGTGGAAGTTACTACAGCATAGTGAAGGACCTTTCGAACTGAtgcatgttgcatgttttcttttatgatTCGAGTTTGCAGTTGTTTTGTATATAGATATTTTGcttggtttctgtcttttccttttgtttgattattttggaGCAGGGACCTCACGTCAACTTTGTTAGTTACTACACCTGTGTCATGAGTAAAGGCTCACTATTGGCTTGTGGAATGCAAGAACTATTGAActggttttaaaaagaaacttaaaTTAATAAAGATATTGTAGACTACTGTGAATAATAAAACTTGTTAAATGACTCTACATTGTGCCTGtattcatttgtgtatttacCTGGGCATGGGTGGTTTTTGGGAAACCCTCTCAGAGAAAGTAATGTGAAATTAGATTCTTTAGGTGCAAGTCCTAAGGTGGCGTTGTTGGTATTCAATTCTCTAGATCTGCCACTAGCAGTTCAACTGATATTGTCACACACAAAGCTAAAAATAGCTAAATGAACTGCCAAGCAGAATGACTGATGGTAATCACACTGATGGTTAAGAGGGGACGAGACGAACAAAGCAGACTTGACTAAAACCATGAACCTCTGAGTTCCTTATGAGCAAAAAGAAACATGCAGATAATGTCCTTTAACTGGATCTGTTACAAtatgctgtttttttatg encodes:
- the ddx51 gene encoding ATP-dependent RNA helicase DDX51 isoform X1, coding for MSLFLVNRYLGVEEDGSTSKESQSQALLAKLLQKAKEKQKQSLTEQRPDLVEEQMLKQVDKKKRRADKNSSQEPQPHKKRKSEVAPLCSSPLHHMSEPPVIGKDGQEDTEVAEAEHDLSKQTTDMSSAPTGFTVVGGFENKPVQKIHRVLPQWLAQPDVIHKDIKNNQVPISDISQLCAPLVKKLQNNGIQHFFPVQAEVIPAILESMQLRLLIGCGGYKPRDICVSAPTGSGKTLAFVIPVIQMLIERVVCEVRALAVLPTKELAQQVCKVFTSYAEGTTLKVVMLAGQRSFAAEQASLSEQRGGMRCSLADIVVTTPGRLVDHINKKSGLCLKHLRFLIIDEADRMIESMQQSWLSHVMRAVFKSGSEPRARSIFRRTEPAYITAASLSPPQMPLQKLLFSATLTQNPEKLQQLGLHQPRLFSSIHSNITTPAVPNHKQDRFDFPQGLTEHYVPCTLSSKPLLILHFLLRMKLSPILCFTNSRETAHRLFLLVQLFGGINAAEFSSRLSPGERKKKLKEFEQGKIQLLVCTDAAARGIDINRVKCVVNYDAPQYIRTYIHRIGRTARAGKTGLAFTLLLRVQEKNFLQMVVEAGSPGIQKQIVKPENLQGMKARYEQTLQELAMVIKDEGAK
- the ddx51 gene encoding ATP-dependent RNA helicase DDX51 isoform X2 — translated: MTRLHYRYLGVEEDGSTSKESQSQALLAKLLQKAKEKQKQSLTEQRPDLVEEQMLKQVDKKKRRADKNSSQEPQPHKKRKSEVAPLCSSPLHHMSEPPVIGKDGQEDTEVAEAEHDLSKQTTDMSSAPTGFTVVGGFENKPVQKIHRVLPQWLAQPDVIHKDIKNNQVPISDISQLCAPLVKKLQNNGIQHFFPVQAEVIPAILESMQLRLLIGCGGYKPRDICVSAPTGSGKTLAFVIPVIQMLIERVVCEVRALAVLPTKELAQQVCKVFTSYAEGTTLKVVMLAGQRSFAAEQASLSEQRGGMRCSLADIVVTTPGRLVDHINKKSGLCLKHLRFLIIDEADRMIESMQQSWLSHVMRAVFKSGSEPRARSIFRRTEPAYITAASLSPPQMPLQKLLFSATLTQNPEKLQQLGLHQPRLFSSIHSNITTPAVPNHKQDRFDFPQGLTEHYVPCTLSSKPLLILHFLLRMKLSPILCFTNSRETAHRLFLLVQLFGGINAAEFSSRLSPGERKKKLKEFEQGKIQLLVCTDAAARGIDINRVKCVVNYDAPQYIRTYIHRIGRTARAGKTGLAFTLLLRVQEKNFLQMVVEAGSPGIQKQIVKPENLQGMKARYEQTLQELAMVIKDEGAK